A single window of Rhodamnia argentea isolate NSW1041297 chromosome 5, ASM2092103v1, whole genome shotgun sequence DNA harbors:
- the LOC115756929 gene encoding dnaJ protein homolog 1-like, which translates to MADPRSPTTTDLSTLLGLNNKSSTSVFHISKACKFLHLKWHHDKSPSKKTEAEADKILDARKIDERVASSDDATTSGGSLLPNRSVDDSFFFRRSLLSKSLSRRSKTPTPSLSRMGSRINTTSSSSDFSTLLRSMSKKAGSEAEAPAILSRNMSRKGSTPIVFSHTAARRKPAPIDKKLECTLEELFLGSVKKVKIKRDVISDTGIIQEEETLKINVKPGWKKGTKISFEGKGDERPGYLPADIVFSIEEKRHPLFKRRGDDLEIAVEIPLVQALTGCTLSVPLLGGEDMRVPLEEIIFPGYEKAILGQGMPNPKEKGKRGDLRLKFFVEFPDNLDDEQRSEICSILEDCCYT; encoded by the exons ATGGCAGATCCTCGCTCACCGACGACTACCGATCTCTCCACTTTGCTCGGACTCAACAACAAGAGCTCCACGAGCGTCTTCCACATCTCGAAGGCGTGCAAGTTCCTTCACCTGAAATGGCACCACGACAAGAGCCCCTCCAAGAAGACCGAAGCCGAAGCCGACAAG ATTTTAGATGCGAGAAAGATCGATGAAAGAGTCGCGAGCAGCGATGACGCGACCACGTCAGGCGGTTCGTTGCTTCCCAACCGCAGCGTCGACGACAGCTTCTTCTTTCGCCGTTCGTTGCTATCAAAGAGTTTGAGCAGGAGGAGCAAAACACCGACCCCTTCGCTGTCGAGGATGGGGAGCCGGATCAACACGACCTCGTCCTCGTCGGATTTCAGTACTCTGTTACGGAGCATGAGCAAAAAGGCGGGATCCGAAGCCGAGGCTCCGGCCATCCTGTCGAGGAACATGAGCAGGAAAGGAAGCACTCCAATTGTGTTTTCGCACACGGCGGCCCGGCGAAAGCCCGCGCCAATAGACAAGAAGCTGGAGTGCACGTTGGAAGAGCTGTTTCTAGGATCTGTTAAGAAAGTTAAAATCAAACGAGACGTGATTAGTGACACGGG GATCATCCAAGAAGAGGAGACGTTGAAGATCAACGTGAAGCCCGGATGGAAGAAAGGGACGAAGATCTCGTTCGAAGGGAAAGGCGACGAAAGGCCTGGGTACCTGCCGGCCGACATTGTCTTCTCGATCGAGGAGAAGAGGCATCCGTTGTTCAAGAGAAGAGGGGACGATCTGGAGATAGCGGTCGAGATCCCGCTGGTGCAAGCCCTGACTGGATGCACCCTCTCCGTCCCGCTATTAGGGGGCGAGGACATGAGGGTTCCGCTCGAAGAGATCATCTTCCCAGGGTACGAGAAGGCCATCCTGGGGCAAGGCATGCCGAACCCGAAGGAGAAAGGCAAGCGGGGCGATCTCCGGCTCAAGTTCTTCGTCGAGTTCCCGGACAATTTGGATGATGAACAAAGGTCCGAAATCTGTAGCATTCTTGAGGATTGTTGTTATACGTGA